The Argiope bruennichi chromosome X2, qqArgBrue1.1, whole genome shotgun sequence sequence CATGGCTACTTCACTATATCTAGACACCACTTTTACAAATATAGCAACTGCCGTTCCAAAGTTAAGAGGATGGCAAGGAAATGGAGTGGGCATATTGCATAATaactttaagatttaaataattagagCTGAGATTTTTGATATCTAGCTCTCTACGCCTCCTCACTGAAACGATGCAAATTTTTTACTGAAGAAATTCATGAATATTAACCGACTGGGGGAGGCAATTGCCCTCCTCCCTCCAAGTGTAGCCATCCCTGAAAGCACGATATAAATTTGaagaatcataaaaaagaaatttttaattttcgttatTTTCTCAGAAATCGCATTAATCCTCAACACAAACTATAACAAATATTAGTTACTGCCGTATTGAAATTATGGTCTTGCAGAGGGTGCTTGTACATTTCTGATCGATTTCGGGGCCGTTTAAATAATGCGTAAAAtgtaaagactattttttttaatgtttgatctGACAGACTTTTTCTGATCGTAACTTCTACGATAGAAGAGTTTTTCCGTAAAGGTTCCAGGGGTATTGATTTCCATTTCTATTCTACTACTCTTCAGAATCCATTAATCCTGATGGATTTGGGCTTATAAAGAGCTCTTTTCAACAGACCACAGACACAATAAACCATTGGGGAAGAGTCAGGAGActttgcagaaatattttgacaagatATATGTATAATATCTGTGTAAGAGTTTGTCTCAgtagtactttttaaaatattatctgtaacTTTAAACAATCAGTGAACATTAAACACTTTTAGTGAacaaaaaactttaaacaaaaataaattcaaacaaacagTGAAATCTCATCAAGACAAGGCAGCGAGATGAAGAAAcgaaatttcttttgtaaaaattggACGTAATACCTTCACTTTGTAGTATGTTGCGCTGATTTTAGCGACGTATTTTAactcttttcctttttaatttcccACTGTAGCAGAACTCTACGGCACTCATAAATTCTTTACAGAAACTTTCTTTGCAATGACGAAAtcagatttgttaaaaatatccgAACATTTATTCCTCATAATCTGTAAGAGTTGCATTCAAGGAAAAACGGTCATTCGATTTGgaagaatatattctttaaaaatacgtaAATTGCATCGCATAAAGACCCATTTATATATTCGCATAACctacaaattttcaaattgtaatctctaatttttctttttaactgatTCTGCACAATGAAAAATTTGTAGacaaaattttagatgaaatcggTCGAAAATAATCGAAGATaccaggaaaaaatatttagggGAATGTTTCAAAAAAGCGCAGCAAATATGtcaatctattaatattttcttttattcaacttTTTGTTTCAGTCTTTAATATGTAACTTTCctctaagaatttttaaattttttcagctaTTAGCAATGAAACAAGACTAAATTGGAATTCGAACTCCatacttttatttgcaaatttaattgcaaaaaaaataataaatattattttcaaggaaTATTGTTTTAATCAAGGAAAAAGATATAAGTtcagtaattataatattattaatggaaggttaaattaaaacattttagttcATCTGAATAATAAGTCAAAATAcctattttcagaaatattcttttgtaaCCGAAACATAAATAACCTTATGTAGTTGATTTGTATGTTGAAATTTCCGCCAAACGaaactttaaatcattttcaaggatacttttaattttttaccagaaaaagtataaaattttcgaaaaatagttacaaaagcgcttataagctttcaatttttatagGTATTTTGTGAGAATCCAGTGACATTGCATTATCCATACGCATGGAATTGCCTTTGTACTTTctttagtgttttatttattcagatgTTTCAAGTTATATGAATTTCGCCTCTGtgctttttttagtaattaaaaatctcGAAATTCTTTTCTACAAATGAGATCGGTCCCCATTGGTCTCAAATGAAATTGGTTTGAAATATAACTGgagtaaaatttgttatatgCATCGACCCCACCCCCTCCCCGATCATCatcttagtattttaaaatgaaaaagtatcttAATCTAAAGCAACGTTGAAAAACATGCACTGTTTTCCGTCCCACTTGAGAGATTATTTTAATCatgcaaaattgaaatacttctccgaaattttgaaaatcttattctgaaaatgtttggctcttatttcatatcttaaaaacaACTTAACAGAAATGGATAAAATATGGTATAGTGATGTTCCACGTCTTGCTCCTTCGAATGGGATCAAAATTTATATcagtttctattaaaaattaaaaattaggtaatgaaaattaaaaattaaaattttactttaatgcttaacttaattagtattaattaaagaaattaaaaatttactttcatgcttttaaaaggaaaacattttgtCTTCTTCATTGagtatttaaaagcataaaaagttattttcaaagatttattatatattgaaaaaatgaaactcTCATTTCATATTAAGAGCTCCAATTTTCAATTGCTTATAACTCTACTCAAAATgacagaattatatatatttgagctATTTTAATCTGGAAAATTCATATATACTATATTCAAAATTGAGTGCTGCAATTTGAAAAAGCTTAGTTTGAGGAAATCTAAATATGGAGATGATCCAacacatgaaatatttcaaacagttataaagaaatatttctacaatGATATTCATTTACAGTTTTGTTGTGCCGTAATTAGTTTCGGAATAAAGAGCAATATCCATATACTTTTTTGATGGATTGtgcatttctttctctttttcttcgaaatcaaatataatattttttgttgtagtATTTTATTGTAAAGTCAAAATCTTCAGGTAAAGTCTTCATCAAGAGTCAAAATGgattttcatttatcttcttttaaatagttttcacaCAGGAGATTCTACAAATTGCTCTGCGTTAAGCCACATGTCTACACTAAAGCTAGTGAACAggggttttttttgggggggggagggctttttaaaattgtaagttTTGCTTTATATAATGTTGTTgctacagatatatttaaaaaaatttacaattgatTTAGTACtgatatgtattattaaataattcgttTCAAATTTCGTTATTTGACACTAAAGCATGTAAAAAACGTAAATCCTCGATgtcttttcaatgcattttttatgttttgatttaaaaaaaagatatcgtaattaattatttaatagtataatCATTACTAATACCCTTTTGttagcattcattaaaaaagtacCCATATTATACTAATGATTCAATATCCATTTTTCTCCCCACCTATATCATTTTGTCACTTCCTTTCTCTAAGTCAATgtcataattaaaacaaaatgccaCAGCATGCTCAAAATCgtattaaatgttcatttatatGTCTTCATAATACATATGTCCTATTTGCACGAAAGGGGATTGAAATTACTCGAACACCTTCCAAACTCAAGCGAGTCTTTTCTTCTTCAGGAACTAAATAGAGATCATCCTATTAACTTGTacatattaactatatttttacaaTGATGTTTGGTTTTCTGAATGCCACACAACATTTTGAACATGGCGAATTAATATTTTGAGACAATTTTATACTCGGAGGAGGTGGGTATGAAAGAATGgaattgcaataaatatgaatttgttcCACCTCCTCTTTCAAAATCCCAAAATAGACATTTTGAAGTTTCAAAGTAGGAGTAATTATAACAAAAGCGAGCAATAGTTTATCAAAAATGGACTTGTTTGATATACCATGATACTTACTTCATATCCTTCTTCTGAAAAGCGAGCAAAGAAAAAGACTTGGCAAAAATGTTGAGTAAATTAATTTagtgtttttaacaaaatttgatagtttttcaGTTACAACAAAAGAAATACCCAAAAAcgacatttctgaaaaaaattttattttttggttataaaaaatttttgaatacaattttggTGATAAGCTCAGATTTCTAATGAGCTTCTTTACAAAGGAAACAAAACAAAGTTAACGCTACACTACAGTTTGCGGTAAAAAAACAGATCTTAAAAGAATAATCTGGATTCGTTTATAAGTCTTAATAAAAATCCTGTCCTGGAAGGATGGTCATTCTTCCATCTGTATGTGACCTCTTGGGGTccacaataatattttctgatccGTTCCAGCACTAAATAGTTCATTTGATGAAGATCGATAAGCGCAGCAAGAGACAAAATTAGTGTGGCCCATTAACGTTTTAATTCTATCCCCAGTAAAAAgattatacataataatacagTCTCTGCTAGGAACAAAAAGAACTGGGGGTTTAGAATCGTAGCACATATCAATTGACACTGGATAAGGTTTTCTTGCAGATGGTATTGCACCAAAATCGACATCAAAGGCTTTTCCTGAAGTCGCATTCCAAACATGTATGCGATTGTCAAGTCCATGGGACACCAGGAATAGTCCATCATTGGTAAACCTTAGGCTGTCGACTTCACCATCATGAGCAGTTGTGgagttttcttttttcagtgGTCCACCCAGACTTTGTTCAGGAAATCGAAAATCCCAGAGAGAAATAGTGCCATCAACACTACcaattgcaaatatttcatcAGATTTGGTTGACCATCTCACGGAAGAAACTGCAACTGGAGAGGCTTCAACCGATAGACAAATTGTAGGCGACGATCTGATATCTATGATATGTATATAAGGATCTTTCCTGGCAactgaaaagaaacaaaagattcgAAAACTTTAggagttatttattattactgcTCAAATATACTTACAGAATTTTGCAGTaaccatataaaaaaaacttcgtATGTTTAAAAACTATAACATGCCTTAAATAcctccttttaaaaatatcatcaagaATGCCCCATTTGAAATACCTCAGAAATACCCATTTGAAATATGCAACAGCC is a genomic window containing:
- the LOC129959732 gene encoding DNA excision repair protein ERCC-8-like, whose protein sequence is MHEERLLPEYIVPTVKFGGGEIMIWDVSYGLAKTLDPNSCRMLAGASNGDINIYTWNINSGTYTTDLKKILGRRPSERMEYKTVQWHTFNCNKFLATDRDREIKIFDVNNDSNAEIKMCFDINISGFNMSSGANKNLIAVARKDPYIHIIDIRSSPTICLSVEASPVAVSSVRWSTKSDEIFAIGSVDGTISLWDFRFPEQSLGGPLKKENSTTAHDGEVDSLRFTNDGLFLVSHGLDNRIHVWNATSGKAFDVDFGAIPSARKPYPVSIDMCYDSKPPVLFVPSRDCIIMYNLFTGDRIKTLMGHTNFVSCCAYRSSSNELFSAGTDQKILLWTPRGHIQMEE